In one Mucilaginibacter sp. PAMB04168 genomic region, the following are encoded:
- a CDS encoding Crp/Fnr family transcriptional regulator, which produces MMTNLIDSLQRIIALSPEEKETVTSLFKEKTYKKGDFFLAEGQVCKQVGFVIKGLLRYYINHDGEDKTYDFAQENNFVCNYESFLPQTSSTKNIQALEDCEMLQISFTDLQLFYQSVSGAERFGRVVIEQVFVQTLQDLSSFYTDTPELRYEKFLKRHPGLLQRISQYHIASYVGVKPQSLSRIRKRIFTEK; this is translated from the coding sequence ATGATGACCAACTTGATTGATAGCCTACAAAGAATAATAGCGCTAAGTCCGGAAGAAAAAGAAACCGTCACTTCTTTATTCAAGGAAAAGACTTACAAAAAAGGAGATTTCTTCTTAGCAGAAGGACAGGTTTGTAAACAGGTGGGGTTTGTTATTAAAGGGCTATTGCGATACTACATCAATCACGATGGAGAAGATAAAACATACGACTTTGCACAGGAAAACAACTTTGTTTGCAACTATGAAAGTTTTCTGCCGCAAACATCATCTACAAAAAACATCCAAGCGTTAGAGGATTGTGAAATGCTACAGATCTCATTTACCGACTTACAACTGTTTTATCAATCTGTGAGCGGAGCCGAGCGGTTTGGCCGGGTAGTAATTGAACAGGTTTTTGTACAAACCCTGCAAGACTTGAGTTCGTTCTATACAGACACACCAGAGCTTCGCTATGAAAAATTTCTGAAAAGGCACCCGGGCTTGCTGCAAAGAATTTCGCAATATCATATCGCATCGTATGTAGGCGTAAAGCCGCAATCTCTCAGCCGTATCCGCAAAAGAATTTTCACAGAAAAATGA
- a CDS encoding DUF4267 domain-containing protein: MTQRIFIAIAFLTGLGMIFIGTRFLLAPEPAEAGYGIRFNEHADYSFHYIKGIRDVFSGLVICLLILTKQTKALGITLAAGTIIPVTDMLIVLSKSYNGIPQAIPHIAAIIVCAAAGTILLSHKSSNK, from the coding sequence ATGACACAAAGAATTTTTATTGCAATCGCATTCCTCACAGGGTTGGGAATGATTTTTATCGGAACCAGGTTCCTTTTGGCGCCCGAACCAGCAGAAGCCGGTTACGGCATACGCTTTAACGAGCACGCCGACTACTCTTTCCATTACATTAAAGGTATCCGTGATGTGTTTTCAGGTTTAGTAATTTGCCTGCTTATCTTAACTAAGCAAACCAAAGCATTAGGTATTACGCTGGCGGCAGGAACCATTATCCCTGTCACCGATATGCTGATCGTATTAAGCAAAAGTTATAATGGCATCCCTCAAGCTATCCCTCATATAGCCGCCATTATCGTTTGCGCCGCTGCCGGAACTATCTTATTAAGCCATAAATCCTCAAACAAATAA
- a CDS encoding cupin domain-containing protein: protein MKTQGYIKLISSADTHKESVIEFNIIPNEKTPWHYHTLFAETFEVLQGTLEVGLNNRVHQLKAGDRVTIKPNEKHYFHNVSTENCLIQVTVSPGNKNFENALLISKGLAKDGLASAAGTPKKLADLALFVYLNNSKMVSLQKIAAPLFNYLAKRAIKKGRLKELELKYCS from the coding sequence ATGAAAACGCAAGGATACATCAAGCTAATCAGTTCAGCAGATACTCATAAAGAAAGTGTGATTGAATTTAACATCATTCCAAACGAAAAGACGCCATGGCATTACCACACACTTTTTGCAGAGACTTTTGAAGTGCTACAGGGTACGTTGGAAGTAGGACTGAACAACCGGGTGCATCAGTTAAAAGCAGGTGACAGGGTAACGATCAAGCCTAACGAGAAACACTACTTTCACAACGTATCAACTGAGAACTGTTTAATACAAGTAACAGTAAGCCCTGGCAATAAAAACTTTGAAAATGCGCTGCTGATATCAAAAGGACTGGCAAAAGATGGCCTGGCCAGTGCGGCAGGAACACCCAAAAAACTTGCTGACCTTGCTTTGTTCGTTTACTTAAACAACTCTAAAATGGTAAGTCTACAAAAGATCGCAGCACCTCTTTTTAATTATCTTGCCAAGAGGGCCATTAAAAAAGGACGGTTAAAAGAATTAGAATTGAAATATTGCAGCTAA
- a CDS encoding winged helix-turn-helix transcriptional regulator, whose product MKNESKVTEATQLCAVDYAFKRIGGKYKARILWYLDMKRVLRYGELNRTLPDITTKMLTQTLRELEEDKLIIRKMYHEVPPKVEYSLSETGKELIPFIAHLHHWGKKQIEKEGLANAGILDERTKTCQSVCES is encoded by the coding sequence ATGAAAAATGAATCCAAAGTGACTGAAGCGACACAGCTTTGTGCGGTTGATTACGCCTTTAAGCGCATTGGCGGCAAATACAAAGCACGCATTTTGTGGTATTTAGATATGAAAAGGGTTTTACGCTACGGGGAGCTGAACCGGACCTTACCTGATATTACCACTAAAATGCTTACCCAAACCCTGCGGGAACTGGAAGAAGACAAACTGATTATCCGCAAAATGTACCACGAGGTACCACCCAAAGTGGAGTATTCACTTAGCGAAACAGGCAAAGAGCTGATTCCTTTTATAGCGCATTTGCATCATTGGGGCAAGAAACAAATTGAAAAGGAAGGCCTGGCAAATGCAGGCATCCTAGACGAACGAACCAAGACCTGCCAAAGTGTTTGCGAATCTTGA
- a CDS encoding NADP-dependent oxidoreductase, whose translation MKELENTSDHNASKRMMKAVRLHEYGGPEVLRYEDAPVPELKPGKVLVRVHAVGLNPPDWYLRDGYKSLPPEWRPQVPFPIILGTDISGIVEAVADDVEGFSIGDEVYSMVRFFSVGESSAYAEYVSVPASELALKPAGIDHIHAAGAPMSLLTAWQYLVEVGHDAPNPLKPNKHQPVPLEGKRVLINGAAGGVGHFSVQIAKLKGAHVIAVASGKNEALLRELGADEFIDYTQTPPEDVAQDLDLVLDALGGPTTGRFLRTLKRGGALFPVFPLGFEGADEAKKLGITVSATQVRSNGAQLAELAHLLDSGKIRVVVDSTYALANARQAHERAEKGHIQGKIVLTVA comes from the coding sequence ATGAAAGAGCTTGAAAATACATCAGACCATAATGCAAGCAAACGAATGATGAAAGCAGTAAGACTGCACGAATATGGCGGCCCCGAAGTATTGCGCTATGAGGACGCACCTGTTCCTGAACTGAAGCCCGGTAAAGTGCTCGTGCGCGTTCATGCAGTTGGGCTTAATCCGCCAGACTGGTATCTGCGCGACGGTTATAAATCACTGCCGCCCGAATGGAGACCTCAGGTACCTTTCCCCATTATTTTAGGCACAGACATTTCGGGCATTGTTGAAGCGGTGGCAGATGATGTTGAAGGTTTTTCTATTGGTGATGAAGTGTATTCGATGGTTCGCTTCTTCAGCGTTGGCGAAAGCAGTGCCTATGCCGAGTATGTTAGCGTACCTGCATCAGAACTGGCGCTCAAACCTGCCGGTATTGATCATATCCATGCTGCCGGAGCGCCAATGTCCCTGCTTACAGCATGGCAATACCTGGTTGAGGTGGGGCACGATGCACCCAACCCCCTTAAGCCCAACAAGCATCAGCCTGTACCACTTGAGGGAAAGCGGGTGCTGATTAATGGAGCCGCAGGCGGTGTAGGGCACTTTTCGGTCCAGATTGCCAAGCTGAAAGGTGCACATGTAATTGCCGTGGCATCAGGCAAGAACGAAGCGCTGCTGCGCGAACTGGGTGCTGATGAATTTATAGACTACACCCAAACGCCTCCCGAAGATGTGGCCCAGGACCTGGATTTGGTATTGGACGCTTTGGGTGGCCCCACTACCGGCCGCTTTTTGCGCACGCTTAAGCGTGGTGGTGCTCTGTTCCCGGTGTTCCCTTTGGGTTTTGAAGGTGCCGATGAAGCTAAAAAGCTCGGCATTACGGTTTCAGCCACACAGGTTCGCTCAAACGGGGCGCAGCTTGCGGAGCTGGCTCACTTGCTTGACAGTGGAAAGATCCGCGTGGTAGTGGATAGTACGTATGCGCTTGCCAATGCGCGCCAGGCGCACGAACGGGCCGAGAAAGGTCACATTCAAGGCAAAATAGTGCTTACTGTTGCCTGA
- a CDS encoding sigma-70 family RNA polymerase sigma factor, with protein sequence MSHSVEVYTAQWLNGDERAYKGVFDHYYPKLYAAGYRMRKNSEECEELAMNVLLKIWQHKTVIQNIINLEGYLYGMLRQEISRMVRKKIFKTQELSVVEEHQFFTEVDGQFNLKELQFRYEVALSKIPAKRLEIFLLSRDQGYTYQEISQLQNISSNTVRNHIASALKLLKTELHEYSDIFPLFILIAVLKR encoded by the coding sequence ATGTCACACTCAGTTGAAGTATACACCGCCCAATGGTTAAACGGAGATGAGCGCGCCTATAAAGGTGTGTTTGACCATTATTACCCTAAATTGTATGCCGCGGGTTACCGCATGCGTAAAAACAGCGAGGAGTGCGAGGAATTGGCTATGAATGTACTGTTAAAAATATGGCAGCATAAAACAGTTATTCAAAATATCATAAATCTGGAAGGTTACCTCTACGGCATGCTAAGGCAGGAAATTAGCCGTATGGTGAGAAAGAAGATTTTTAAAACGCAAGAGTTGAGTGTGGTAGAAGAACACCAATTTTTTACCGAAGTTGACGGTCAGTTCAATCTTAAAGAATTACAATTTAGGTATGAAGTTGCACTATCAAAAATACCAGCTAAAAGGCTGGAGATTTTTTTGCTTAGTCGTGATCAGGGCTATACCTATCAGGAAATTAGTCAGCTGCAAAACATCTCCAGCAATACCGTGCGCAATCACATTGCTTCGGCCCTTAAACTCTTAAAAACCGAGTTGCACGAATACTCAGATATTTTTCCGCTATTTATTCTAATTGCTGTTTTAAAGCGCTAA
- a CDS encoding FecR domain-containing protein — protein MPNRIKKPSKQALINYFNGNSLADEHKAIEVYLAMEADTAYVEQCLKDAMANTDADILPLSSEQQEQTWQKFDTLLSHQTAKLQPKHSRNWMAYAAAITVFMLSATFAFYFKQPPSLLQSAVVYQRIEAGYGKIDRITLPDSSRLSLFPGTVIDIPSDFNATNRKVFLTGRAYFEVAHNKQKPFYVITSKVTTRVLGTSFEVNAAKGASTASVLLRTGRVCVRSKKFKQLAILHPGQKVTFQEVTGNYTMERVQPDRLLNWIDGELAFDQTSFAQICKELEKWYNITISVQSKPLLNKKITADFKGQSLPQVLDILSATAGFKYKTGKNSIHIY, from the coding sequence ATGCCCAACAGGATAAAGAAACCCTCAAAGCAAGCACTCATAAATTATTTTAATGGGAATAGCTTGGCCGATGAACATAAGGCTATAGAAGTCTACCTGGCGATGGAAGCAGACACAGCTTATGTAGAGCAGTGTTTGAAAGATGCCATGGCTAATACAGATGCTGATATTTTGCCGTTAAGCAGCGAACAACAAGAGCAGACATGGCAAAAGTTTGATACCCTGCTATCTCATCAGACGGCCAAATTACAACCTAAGCATAGCCGTAACTGGATGGCTTATGCAGCGGCTATAACGGTGTTCATGTTATCGGCTACGTTTGCTTTTTACTTTAAACAGCCGCCAAGCCTGCTGCAATCAGCAGTGGTTTACCAACGTATTGAGGCGGGGTATGGCAAAATAGATCGTATCACGCTTCCGGACAGTAGCCGTTTGTCATTGTTTCCTGGAACGGTTATAGATATACCAAGTGATTTTAATGCAACAAATCGGAAAGTATTTTTAACTGGCCGCGCCTACTTTGAGGTTGCCCATAATAAACAAAAACCTTTTTATGTAATCACCTCAAAAGTAACCACCCGAGTACTGGGTACCTCGTTTGAAGTTAACGCAGCCAAAGGAGCAAGCACGGCATCTGTATTATTACGCACCGGCCGGGTATGCGTACGTAGTAAAAAGTTTAAACAATTAGCTATTCTGCACCCGGGCCAAAAGGTCACTTTTCAGGAGGTTACAGGTAATTATACGATGGAGCGGGTACAACCCGATCGGCTACTGAACTGGATAGATGGTGAGTTGGCATTTGATCAAACCAGTTTTGCCCAAATCTGTAAAGAACTCGAAAAATGGTATAACATTACCATTAGCGTTCAAAGCAAGCCATTACTAAACAAGAAAATTACGGCTGATTTTAAAGGGCAATCATTACCACAAGTGCTTGACATTCTTTCGGCAACTGCCGGCTTTAAGTACAAAACAGGAAAAAACAGCATTCATATTTATTAA